The Impatiens glandulifera chromosome 8, dImpGla2.1, whole genome shotgun sequence genome includes a window with the following:
- the LOC124911788 gene encoding E3 ubiquitin-protein ligase APD2-like produces the protein MEPARTFPASEEPSTSSAASASTSSPPEMYEEEETERDRASQVRPDHSTVFYNVGYPTTTTGYDTSGIYGEDTWSCIIVLLTFWFFVATTLILGVFGAVNLQLTPNSSILINVNPWFVENIKVEQINEANSGPVLYGLYNTPVLDVVKIWSKNYTNILLAGSYKEWVYILNEGSQINISYSVTSSSELSVILVVAKGTESFDEWIADPTYPNSTLSWNVVKGNGFIQQSIPWTSTYYVAIGNLNSEEVQVSVNISVKSYLYNTSEAYYKCTVAHRSCSLKLFFPSGNSAVLASPYDQESLSDDWYVKLSYGPRWITYFLGIGGMTFLMFLGLHFINKCQYRRLDRTFQFTEARGSERAPLLTRKDSDLSSWGSSYDSVSDNDEELEEGLIVGPDGKPVRDGEYNGNVRRLCAICFDAPRDCFFLPCGHCVSCFTCGTRIAEVAGTCPICRKNIKKVRMIFTV, from the exons ATGGAGCCGGCTCGAACATTCCCAGCCTCCGAAGAACCTTCCACATCTTCTGCAGCATCCGCTTCTACATCTTCTCCTCCGGAAATGTACGAGGAAGAGGAGACGGAAAGAGACCGAGCATCACAGGTGCGTCCAGATCATTCGACCGTATTTTATAATGTAGGGTACCCGACAACAACAACTGGTTACGATACATCAGGAATATACGGAGAAGACACTTGGTCATGCATCATCGTTCTCCTTACCTTCTGGTTCTTCG TTGCAACGACTCTAATTTTGGGTGTATTTGGAGCTGTCAACTTACAACTTACACCAAATTCTTCAATATTAATCAATGTAAACCCTTGGTTTGTGGAGAATATAAAG GTGGAACAAATAAATGAGGCTAATTCTGGGCCAGTGTTGTATGGATTATATAACACTCCTGTTCTTGATGTTGTTAAGATTTGGTCGAAGAATTATACCAACATTCTTCTAGCAGGCTCTTACAAG GAGTGGGTATATATATTGAATGAAGGATCTCAAATTAATATATCGTATAGCGTTACCTCCTCCAGCGAATTATCTGTAATCCTTGTAGTTGCTAAAG GGACAGAAAGCTTTGATGAATGGATTGCTGATCCCACTTATCCCAATAGTACCTTATCATGGAATGTCGTTAAAG GAAATGGTTTCATTCAGCAGTCTATTCCCTGGACATCAACTTATTATGTTGCAATAGGTAATTTGAACTCTGAAGAAGTGCAG GTGAGCGTAAATATTAGTGTAAAGAGTTATTTGTACAATACAAGTGAGGCTTACTACAAGTGCACCGTCGCTCATAGAAGTTGTAGTTTGAAACTGTTTTTCCCGAGTGGAAATTCAGCTGTACTGGCCTCTCCATACGATCAG GAAAGTTTGTCTGATGATTGGTATGTCAAACTATCGTATGGACCGAGGTGGATAACTTATTTTCTTGGCATAG GGGGAATGACGTTTCTCATGTTCTTGGGCTTACATTTCATAAACAAGTGCCAATATAGGCGTCTAGACAGAACGTTTCAATTTACTGAGGCTAGAGGATCGGAGAGAGCTCCATTGCTGACACGTAAAGATTCTGATCTGTCTAGTTGGGGTTCTTCATATGATTCTGTCTCAGACAATgatgaagaactcgaagaagGTCTCATTGTAGGACCTGATGGAAAGCCAGTAAGGGATGGGGAGTATAATGGCAATGTTAGACGTCTTTGTGCAATCTGTTTTGATGCTCCAAGAGACTGCTTCTTCCTTCCTTGTGGGCACTGTGTTTCTTGTTTCACATGCGGAACAAG GATTGCAGAGGTTGCAGGTACTTGTCCGATCTGTCGTAAGAACATAAAGAAGGTGAGAATGATTTTTACTGTATGA
- the LOC124912085 gene encoding PHD finger protein ALFIN-LIKE 2-like, with product MASISFSPRTVEEIFKDYSGRHAGVVRALTTDVDEFFGLCDPEKENLCLYGHPNESWQVDLPAEEVPPELPEPALGINFARDGMKRRDWISLVAVHSDCWLLSVAFYLGARLNRNERKRLFSLINDLPTVFEVVTEKKPAKDKPSADSGSKSRGSTKRTSDGQAKSNPKQQAEEPFNEDEDEHGDTFCGSCEGNYNGDEFWIGCDICEKWFHGKCVKMTPAKAESIRQYKCPSCSAKKGR from the exons ATGGCTTCAATCTCTTTCAGTCCCCGTACCGTTGAAGAGATCTTCAAAGACTATAGCGGTAGACATGCCGGTGTAGTTCGTGCTTTGACCACAG ATGTTGATGAATTTTTTGGGCTATGCGATCCAG AAAAAGAAAACTTGTGTCTCTATGGACATCCAAATGAAAGCTGGCAAGTTGATCTTCCAGCTGAAGAAGTTCCACCTGAGCTTCCTGAACCAGCACTAGGGATCAATTTTGCTAGAGATGGCATGAAGCGTAGAGATTGGATTTCTCTTGTTGCGGTTCACAGTGATTGCTGGTTGCTCTCTGTAGCTTTCTATCTTGGAGCACGACTTAACCGCAATGAAAG GAAGCGCCTGTTCAGCTTGATCAATGATTTGCCTACAGTTTTTGAAGTAGTGACTGAAAAGAAGCCTGCAAAAGACAAGCCGAGCGCTGATAGTGGAAGCAAATCCAGGGGTAGCACTAAG AGAACAAGTGACGGGCAGGCGAAAAGCAATCCAAAGCAGCAGGCAGAGGAGCCCTTCAATGAGGATGAAGATGAGCATGGCGATACCTTCTGTGGGAGCTGTGAGGGGAACTACAATGGCGATGAGTTTTGGATCGGGTGTGACATCTGTGAGAAGTGGTTCCATGGGAAGTGTGTCAAAATGACTCCGGCTAAGGCTGAGAGCATCAGGCAATATAAATGCCCATCTTGCAGCGCGAAGAAGGGCAGGTAG